One window of Psychrobacillus sp. FSL H8-0483 genomic DNA carries:
- a CDS encoding MarR family winged helix-turn-helix transcriptional regulator yields MENKRELFQVLTRRFGLLNKNCCSIGAIDISTVQSHIIYEIDKQHTPSMQQIADTLAMDITTFSRQIQTLVKMELVKKTPAAEDKRVVILSLTVQGKFVATSIDESMNTYLNDVFSQMNEFERETVIRSLELLNKAMSKSTVCCSTMC; encoded by the coding sequence ATGGAAAATAAACGTGAATTATTTCAAGTTTTAACTCGACGTTTTGGATTGTTGAACAAAAACTGTTGTTCCATTGGAGCGATAGATATATCAACTGTTCAAAGCCATATTATTTATGAAATTGACAAACAGCATACACCATCTATGCAACAAATTGCAGATACATTGGCAATGGATATCACTACGTTTAGCCGACAAATCCAAACATTAGTGAAAATGGAGTTAGTAAAAAAAACACCTGCTGCTGAAGACAAACGGGTTGTGATATTGAGCTTAACCGTCCAAGGAAAATTTGTTGCAACATCGATTGACGAATCAATGAATACTTATCTCAATGATGTATTCTCTCAGATGAATGAATTTGAACGAGAAACAGTCATTCGCTCACTGGAATTGTTAAATAAAGCGATGTCTAAGTCAACTGTTTGCTGTTCTACTATGTGCTAA
- a CDS encoding NAD(P)-binding domain-containing protein — protein sequence MKQIELINISNCCGTKPQYLESKPPQTDQNLPTAIIGAGPVGLAAAAHLADREEPFILIESGARVGTNILQWGHVRLFSPWQYNLDKIAMQLLEKSGWVAPDSEQLPLGKEIVEDYLEPLANLPEIYPNILFNTTVTAVSKKGLDKMKNYNRSDAPFVLYLEQKGKTRRMEVKAVIDATGTWSHPNPVNADSCWTKEEKELNKHIYYGIPDLTSAESERYMGKRVAVVGGGHSAINTILELSQLGQQVEIYWIMRKKNVEDAYGGQEKDALQARGELGSRIHHLVDTGKVKAITPFHIHELKHSDSGIEIIGEQNGEGFSLTGVGEIIANTGSRPDFSFLREIRLSVDSATESVAALSPLIDPNLHSCGTVRPHGEETLRQPEKNFYIVGMKSYGRAPTFLMATGYEQVRSIVAYLTGDFESAQRVELELPETGVCSTNLTSQNGGACCGSSC from the coding sequence ATGAAACAAATTGAACTAATAAACATTTCGAATTGCTGTGGAACTAAGCCTCAGTACTTGGAGAGTAAGCCCCCGCAAACAGATCAAAATTTACCGACGGCTATTATTGGTGCGGGTCCAGTTGGTTTAGCTGCAGCTGCTCATTTAGCTGATCGTGAGGAGCCTTTTATCCTCATCGAGTCAGGGGCACGAGTTGGGACGAATATTCTGCAATGGGGGCATGTGCGTTTATTTTCTCCTTGGCAATACAACCTCGATAAAATAGCAATGCAGCTACTTGAAAAGAGCGGGTGGGTTGCACCTGATTCCGAACAACTACCATTAGGAAAAGAGATCGTGGAAGACTATTTAGAACCCCTAGCGAATTTACCTGAAATTTATCCAAATATTCTATTCAACACCACCGTAACTGCTGTTAGTAAAAAAGGTTTAGACAAAATGAAAAATTATAATCGTAGTGATGCTCCATTTGTTTTATATTTGGAGCAAAAAGGCAAGACGAGACGTATGGAAGTGAAAGCTGTCATTGATGCAACTGGAACTTGGTCACACCCTAATCCAGTGAATGCAGATAGTTGTTGGACGAAAGAAGAAAAGGAATTAAACAAACATATTTACTACGGCATTCCAGATCTAACCAGTGCTGAAAGTGAGCGATACATGGGTAAACGCGTTGCAGTTGTTGGTGGTGGACATTCAGCTATTAATACTATTTTAGAACTTTCGCAATTAGGTCAACAGGTAGAAATCTACTGGATTATGAGAAAGAAAAATGTAGAGGATGCTTATGGTGGGCAAGAAAAAGATGCACTTCAAGCTAGAGGTGAGCTAGGAAGCCGTATTCACCACTTAGTTGATACAGGTAAGGTAAAGGCAATTACTCCATTCCACATACATGAGCTGAAGCATTCAGACAGTGGGATCGAAATTATAGGAGAACAGAATGGAGAAGGTTTTTCACTTACAGGTGTGGGTGAAATCATTGCGAATACCGGTAGCCGTCCGGACTTTTCCTTTTTAAGGGAAATAAGGCTTAGTGTAGATTCAGCAACAGAGAGTGTAGCAGCTCTTTCCCCTTTAATCGATCCTAATCTTCATAGTTGTGGAACTGTTCGACCCCATGGAGAAGAAACGTTAAGACAACCGGAAAAGAATTTTTATATCGTTGGAATGAAAAGCTATGGACGCGCACCTACATTCTTAATGGCGACAGGCTACGAACAAGTTCGATCCATAGTAGCTTATTTAACAGGGGATTTCGAATCCGCACAAAGGGTAGAACTCGAATTACCGGAAACGGGAGTATGTAGTACCAATTTAACAAGTCAAAATGGTGGAGCATGTTGTGGCTCTTCTTGTTAA